In Coleofasciculus sp. FACHB-T130, the following proteins share a genomic window:
- a CDS encoding tetratricopeptide repeat protein produces MEPAQKTRFIASRQEQKTEANRLFQLGIQQFRNSQFKEALQTLERVLEIRKRIGDKPGVGEALTSLGEVYNGLSQYAKALETLQQALPLRKEARDKVGEGRTLTEIGATYRELGQFPKAMEILQQALGILKTTDDKVGEGNTLYNIGIVYSGQGQYPQALEFLQQALETAKAANDKLGEGRTLNTIGGVYDSQGQYQKAIEFQQQALKILRDIGDRLGEVRTLNNLGITYRKLGRYPQALEVHQQALAISRDIGNPANEGRNLYNIGVVYRSLGNYPQALEYYQQALAISQEIGDKTGEGRTLIGIGAVYDSLGQYPKALESYQQASGILKTIGDKAGVGATLNNIGGVYYSMGEYSQALEFYQQAIEIARTIGDKAGEGRTLSNMGGVYDSLGQYPQALEFYQQALANRRTIGNRAGEGNTLNSIGGVYENLGQYSQALAFFKQALEIRREIGDKAGEGTTLNNLGETYRNLGQYPEALKLYQQAVEILKEIGDKAGEGVTLNNIGVVSNQLGQYPQALEFFQQALAIRQTVGDRAGVGATLNNIGGVYNQLEQYPQALEFFQQALGIAREIGDKTGERIALGNMGFLLEKQNQPELAIAFYKQAVNVTEVIRQDLRVLPREQQESYTQTIADTYRAFTNLLLSQGRILEAQQVLELLKIQELPNYTKNARAGDKTSGIALNPIEEKILKENGTLIAFGQQVEQCKQNRCSQLSQFNDRLQALTEQYNQTIETIQKEIRSRRAQDDAFFDPNKLSKAKEIVESQPGTVLIYPFVLKDKIWLLWASKGGIVKSLEVPVTQRQLGESVLKFRQLVEDSRSDIAEVKTTGKQLYDWLIKPIEPELKANKIQNLVFSMDRVTRYIPISALFDGEKYLIENYSVSTVLSADLTDVRDRLPPGIQNTSVLALGLSHAVAGFNPLPNVPAELDAIVQKKPNDTTGIYPGNEFLNNAFDFPTLRDNLTDHQILHIATHGQFVPGRPDDSFLLLGTGEKLTISQIQTLQDLGNVHLVVLSACETALGGPDQDGVEIAGISYYFLNAGTKAVIASLWLVDDRSTSHLMQKFYSYLAQSTQQTPITKATALRQSQLGLLHGDFSTPALNNVDSRGSINVEAIPNSRSENTLGAGSKFDHPYYWAPFILIGNGL; encoded by the coding sequence GTGGAACCAGCACAAAAAACACGGTTTATCGCATCTCGACAAGAGCAAAAAACTGAGGCAAATCGGCTGTTTCAACTAGGCATTCAGCAATTTCGTAACAGCCAGTTTAAAGAAGCTCTGCAAACCCTAGAAAGAGTTCTGGAAATTCGCAAAAGAATTGGCGATAAACCAGGGGTTGGGGAAGCACTTACTAGCCTGGGGGAAGTTTACAATGGCTTGAGTCAATACGCCAAAGCTTTAGAAACCTTACAGCAAGCACTTCCTCTCCGCAAAGAAGCGCGCGACAAGGTAGGCGAAGGACGGACGTTAACAGAAATTGGTGCCACATACCGCGAGTTAGGACAGTTTCCTAAAGCAATGGAGATTCTACAACAAGCGTTGGGAATTCTAAAAACAACAGACGACAAGGTAGGCGAAGGCAATACTCTCTATAACATTGGTATTGTTTATAGCGGTCAGGGACAATATCCGCAAGCACTAGAGTTCCTTCAGCAAGCTTTGGAAACGGCGAAAGCAGCAAATGACAAGCTAGGCGAAGGCAGAACTCTGAACACGATTGGCGGAGTTTATGACAGCCAGGGACAGTATCAAAAGGCGATAGAGTTTCAACAACAAGCTTTGAAAATTCTTAGGGATATTGGCGATCGCTTGGGTGAAGTCCGCACTCTAAATAACTTGGGCATCACTTATCGCAAGCTAGGCAGGTATCCTCAAGCCCTAGAAGTCCATCAACAAGCTTTAGCCATTAGCCGAGATATCGGGAATCCCGCCAATGAAGGGCGTAACCTTTACAACATTGGTGTCGTTTATCGCAGCTTAGGCAACTATCCTCAAGCTCTGGAATATTATCAGCAAGCTTTAGCAATTAGCCAAGAGATCGGTGACAAGACAGGTGAAGGGCGCACCCTCATTGGTATCGGGGCAGTTTATGACAGTCTGGGGCAGTATCCAAAAGCGCTGGAGTCTTACCAGCAAGCGTCGGGAATTCTTAAAACTATCGGCGACAAAGCTGGTGTTGGGGCGACTCTCAATAACATTGGGGGAGTGTACTACAGCATGGGCGAGTATTCCCAAGCACTGGAATTCTATCAGCAGGCAATAGAGATTGCTAGAACCATCGGTGACAAAGCTGGTGAGGGGCGCACGCTCAGCAACATGGGGGGAGTTTACGATAGTTTAGGTCAGTATCCCCAAGCACTGGAATTCTATCAACAAGCTTTAGCTAACCGCAGAACTATCGGCAACCGCGCGGGTGAAGGAAATACCCTCAACAGCATTGGAGGAGTATACGAGAATTTAGGGCAGTATTCTCAGGCACTCGCATTCTTCAAGCAAGCTTTGGAGATTCGTCGGGAGATTGGCGATAAGGCAGGCGAGGGAACGACTCTCAACAATCTTGGAGAAACCTACCGCAATTTGGGTCAATATCCCGAAGCGTTGAAACTCTATCAGCAGGCGGTGGAGATTCTCAAAGAAATTGGCGACAAGGCGGGTGAGGGAGTCACCCTCAACAATATCGGAGTTGTTTCTAATCAGTTGGGACAGTATCCCCAGGCGCTGGAGTTCTTTCAACAAGCTTTAGCGATTCGTCAAACCGTTGGCGATCGGGCTGGAGTTGGGGCGACTCTTAATAACATTGGGGGAGTTTACAACCAGTTAGAACAGTATCCCCAAGCGTTAGAGTTTTTTCAGCAAGCATTGGGAATTGCTAGAGAAATTGGCGATAAGACAGGCGAAAGAATTGCGCTTGGCAATATGGGTTTTTTGTTAGAGAAACAGAATCAGCCAGAATTAGCGATCGCTTTCTACAAGCAAGCCGTGAATGTTACAGAAGTAATTCGCCAAGATTTACGAGTGCTGCCACGAGAGCAACAGGAATCCTATACTCAAACCATTGCCGACACCTATCGCGCCTTCACTAACTTGTTACTGTCCCAAGGGCGAATTTTAGAAGCTCAACAGGTGTTAGAACTATTGAAAATCCAGGAATTACCCAACTATACAAAAAATGCGAGAGCTGGGGATAAAACTTCAGGAATCGCCTTAAATCCCATTGAAGAAAAGATTCTCAAAGAAAATGGAACCTTAATCGCTTTTGGGCAGCAAGTGGAGCAGTGCAAGCAAAATCGGTGCAGCCAGTTGAGCCAATTCAACGATCGGCTTCAGGCTTTAACCGAACAATATAATCAGACAATTGAAACCATTCAAAAAGAAATTCGCAGCCGTCGCGCTCAAGATGATGCCTTTTTTGACCCCAATAAACTTAGTAAAGCTAAAGAGATCGTCGAATCTCAACCAGGTACCGTGCTGATTTATCCCTTCGTACTAAAGGACAAAATTTGGTTGCTATGGGCATCGAAAGGAGGCATTGTTAAAAGCCTGGAAGTTCCCGTAACGCAGCGGCAATTAGGCGAATCTGTATTAAAATTCCGTCAGTTAGTAGAAGATTCCCGGTCTGACATTGCCGAAGTCAAGACAACGGGGAAACAACTCTACGACTGGCTAATTAAACCGATTGAACCCGAACTCAAAGCGAATAAAATTCAAAATTTAGTTTTTTCGATGGATCGGGTTACTCGTTACATTCCCATCAGTGCATTGTTTGATGGCGAAAAATATTTAATTGAGAACTACTCCGTTTCTACGGTGCTATCTGCTGACTTAACAGATGTGCGCGATCGCCTTCCTCCTGGCATTCAAAATACCTCCGTTCTAGCGTTAGGACTATCTCATGCAGTTGCTGGCTTTAATCCACTGCCCAATGTCCCAGCAGAATTAGATGCGATCGTGCAAAAGAAACCGAACGACACAACAGGAATTTATCCGGGAAACGAATTTCTCAACAATGCTTTTGATTTTCCTACTTTGCGAGATAATCTGACAGATCATCAGATTTTGCATATTGCTACCCACGGTCAATTTGTGCCAGGACGCCCAGACGATTCATTTCTGCTATTAGGTACGGGTGAGAAATTAACAATTTCTCAGATTCAAACTTTACAAGATTTGGGCAATGTTCATTTGGTTGTGCTATCAGCTTGCGAAACGGCACTGGGCGGGCCTGACCAAGACGGTGTAGAGATTGCTGGCATCAGCTACTATTTCCTCAATGCTGGAACCAAGGCAGTAATCGCTTCCTTGTGGCTGGTGGACGATCGCAGCACCAGTCATCTGATGCAAAAATTCTACAGCTATTTAGCTCAAAGTACGCAACAGACACCCATAACAAAAGCTACAGCCCTTCGCCAATCTCAACTGGGCTTGCTGCACGGTGATTTCTCAACCCCAGCGCTTAATAATGTTGATAGTCGCGGCAGTATTAATGTTGAAGCAATACCCAATTCTAGAAGCGAAAATACTCTCGGTGCTGGGTCAAAATTTGACCATCCTTACTATTGGGCACCGTTCATTTTGATAGGAAATGGACTTTAA
- a CDS encoding tetratricopeptide repeat protein: MTQGENFSQEDYQHDSNLTPEAHHQKNQGEQTSTTRKALLLFEEGLKLAEIGKYKEAVAHYQEALGLQPNSDKILYNYGLSLFYLSRYNEAVSCYDKAIKLNPDYSEAWSDRAHALIMLNRGKEALASCEQALQIQPESYQAWYKRGWVLSKLNRRKEAIASCDKALEINANGYEAWCTRGAVLPLPKRRQEALCNFDKSLEINPAYQRAWYNRGSLLVNLGRDEEALASFEKATTIQPDCQDFWFPQAWYGRGFILAKLHRYQEAIASFEKALQLKPEYASAAFYKLICLLITGKIFQHLLNSEKRNQLFNDLKNIVNAFKYQFLFVATFIFIISSAQSPWATNFKQMFSTLFSVAIIWFILGDIWKNKSQLSWVLAIYFKSGILSYVRAAFILFVTLTTFAVVSPYVPQFMQWGWASAVFGNSGNIIFQPFDTIKSIQPPPSEDINSQLPNPSESLPPDEKVVTQPKPSPDEKVVTQPKPSPNANVATQPRPIPNEKAANKTYKAVPTNSTDQKPPFDYTKVLMVVFWICLILMVPFWAGLEEKIFRQGANTWKQIIGNSTAFGLVHITVGIPIYAGFLLIIPGFLFACRYKFVHDQSFKKNNNEEIAQEAGVQASTADHAIYNAILITFLVFVMLTT; this comes from the coding sequence ATGACTCAGGGTGAAAATTTTTCTCAGGAAGATTATCAACACGACTCAAATCTGACTCCAGAAGCACACCATCAAAAGAATCAGGGTGAGCAAACAAGCACTACACGCAAAGCCTTATTGCTGTTTGAAGAAGGATTAAAATTAGCCGAAATAGGAAAGTATAAAGAGGCTGTTGCTCATTATCAAGAGGCTTTAGGCCTTCAACCGAATTCTGATAAAATTTTATACAACTATGGACTTTCCTTATTTTATTTAAGCCGCTACAACGAAGCTGTTAGTTGCTACGACAAAGCGATAAAGTTAAATCCAGATTATTCCGAAGCTTGGAGCGATCGCGCCCATGCACTGATCATGTTAAATCGTGGGAAAGAAGCACTAGCGAGTTGCGAACAGGCTTTGCAAATTCAACCAGAATCTTATCAAGCCTGGTACAAGCGAGGCTGGGTGCTGAGTAAGTTAAATCGCCGCAAAGAAGCGATCGCTAGCTGCGATAAAGCTTTGGAGATTAATGCAAACGGCTATGAAGCTTGGTGTACCCGTGGGGCTGTGCTACCGTTACCAAAACGCCGCCAAGAAGCACTTTGCAATTTTGATAAATCTTTGGAAATCAATCCAGCCTATCAGCGAGCTTGGTACAATCGGGGTTCGTTACTGGTAAATTTAGGGCGGGATGAAGAAGCACTGGCTAGCTTTGAAAAAGCCACTACAATTCAACCAGATTGTCAAGATTTTTGGTTTCCTCAAGCCTGGTACGGTCGAGGCTTTATCCTGGCAAAATTACATCGCTATCAAGAAGCGATCGCTAGCTTTGAAAAAGCCTTACAGCTTAAGCCAGAATATGCGTCGGCTGCGTTTTATAAACTCATCTGCTTGCTCATAACAGGTAAAATCTTTCAGCATTTATTAAATTCTGAAAAAAGAAATCAACTATTTAACGATCTAAAAAATATTGTCAATGCGTTCAAGTATCAATTTTTATTTGTTGCAACATTTATTTTTATCATCAGTTCTGCTCAATCGCCTTGGGCAACAAATTTTAAGCAGATGTTTTCTACTTTATTTTCAGTTGCAATTATTTGGTTTATCTTAGGGGATATTTGGAAAAACAAGTCTCAATTAAGTTGGGTATTAGCAATTTATTTTAAAAGTGGGATTTTAAGTTATGTTCGGGCAGCTTTTATTCTTTTTGTTACCTTAACGACATTTGCAGTCGTAAGCCCATACGTACCCCAATTTATGCAATGGGGATGGGCTAGTGCAGTTTTCGGAAATTCTGGAAATATTATATTTCAACCGTTTGATACTATTAAAAGCATTCAACCTCCACCATCAGAGGATATTAATTCTCAACTTCCCAATCCCAGTGAAAGCTTACCACCCGATGAAAAAGTTGTAACTCAACCCAAGCCATCACCCGATGAAAAAGTTGTAACCCAACCCAAGCCATCACCCAATGCAAATGTTGCAACTCAACCTCGCCCGATACCTAATGAAAAGGCTGCAAATAAGACTTATAAAGCAGTACCGACAAACAGTACAGATCAAAAACCCCCTTTTGATTACACAAAAGTTTTGATGGTTGTTTTTTGGATATGTTTAATTTTAATGGTTCCGTTTTGGGCTGGATTGGAAGAAAAGATTTTTCGTCAAGGTGCTAACACCTGGAAGCAGATAATCGGGAATTCTACAGCTTTTGGTTTAGTCCATATCACCGTAGGAATTCCTATTTATGCAGGTTTTCTGCTGATTATTCCAGGTTTCTTATTTGCTTGCCGCTATAAATTTGTACATGACCAGTCTTTCAAAAAAAATAATAATGAAGAAATAGCTCAGGAAGCAGGAGTTCAGGCAAGTACAGCCGATCATGCAATCTACAATGCAATCCTGATCACTTTCTTGGTTTTCGTAATGTTAACTACATAA
- a CDS encoding caspase family protein, with amino-acid sequence MPYIKRRQFLQFAGSTLATLGLSQLEIMQQGDRFSRAIAQGTPRKLALLVGINAYPTAPLRGCVTDVELQQQLLIHRFGFNPKDILLLTDGQATRKGILNAFEEHLIKQAKAGDVVVFHFSGHGSQVTDPDCDFKDPTGKCLNSTFVPIDSALPTGFPNERGVVEDIMGHTLFLLMDALKTENVTAVLDSCHSGGGKRGNLVVRSRDGGSQLQPVPAEIEYQEQWLSRLNLSPAEFVRRRREGVAKGVVIASAKREQYAADAPFSDFYAGAFTYLMTQYLWQQTGSESFASALPNIGRNTTRMSSRQNPEFEAKPGSNNLKQPMYFIGQQTPPAEAVITKVEGNQAQLWLGGLNPQSLAAFEQDALLTVVDSQGREQGVVQLESREGLIGRGKLLKTAKPGSLLQERTRGIPSDVTLKIGLDPSLGNDTAQAKQALQAIKRLEPVPLQQQEVQYIFGRMKSEGSLGLFSPAMEPIPDSFGTAGETVADAVSRLQAKLKSLLAARIVKLTLNTNSSRLNVNASMNRAGQNEILASAFTVRGSDRSLGQKTSSNNPSGNLPSDARKLPIGTSVQFQITNNEPRDLYFSVLVIDPTGEISAIFPNQWTATDDVTQVKAGQTLQIPGTDDQFNLVTQEPKGVAEVLIVASSTPLRKALQALRNLAPRDTRGPVALSEPTQVVGDLLDDLAEGTRGTGNSPQGVSNVDTTQMAAMSITFEVI; translated from the coding sequence ATGCCTTACATTAAGCGTCGTCAGTTTTTGCAGTTTGCTGGATCGACTTTGGCAACGCTGGGTTTGAGCCAGCTGGAGATTATGCAGCAAGGCGATCGCTTTAGTCGTGCGATCGCTCAAGGAACACCTCGCAAACTTGCCTTGCTGGTGGGGATTAATGCCTATCCAACAGCACCGTTGCGAGGATGCGTCACTGATGTCGAGTTGCAGCAACAACTGCTGATTCACCGATTTGGCTTTAATCCGAAAGACATTCTGCTCTTGACTGATGGGCAAGCGACCCGCAAGGGCATCTTAAATGCCTTTGAAGAACACCTGATTAAACAAGCTAAAGCCGGGGATGTCGTGGTCTTTCACTTCTCAGGGCATGGTTCCCAAGTAACCGATCCCGACTGCGACTTCAAAGACCCGACAGGGAAGTGTCTTAATAGTACCTTTGTGCCCATCGATAGTGCGCTGCCTACCGGATTTCCCAATGAAAGAGGCGTTGTCGAGGACATCATGGGGCACACCTTATTTTTATTGATGGATGCCCTGAAGACAGAGAACGTTACCGCAGTGCTGGATAGCTGTCACTCAGGTGGCGGCAAACGGGGGAATTTAGTCGTGCGATCGCGTGATGGGGGTTCCCAACTTCAACCAGTTCCCGCCGAAATAGAATATCAGGAACAATGGCTCTCTCGCCTGAATCTCTCACCCGCTGAATTTGTGCGTCGCCGTCGCGAGGGTGTTGCCAAAGGTGTCGTCATCGCCTCCGCCAAGCGGGAACAGTATGCCGCAGATGCCCCCTTCAGCGACTTTTATGCCGGTGCTTTTACTTATTTAATGACTCAATATCTGTGGCAACAAACTGGCAGCGAATCTTTTGCCAGCGCCCTCCCCAATATTGGTCGTAACACTACTCGGATGTCATCTCGTCAAAACCCAGAATTTGAGGCGAAACCAGGCAGCAATAATCTCAAGCAACCGATGTACTTTATTGGTCAACAAACGCCTCCAGCGGAAGCTGTGATCACTAAAGTAGAAGGCAACCAAGCTCAATTATGGCTGGGCGGACTTAACCCCCAAAGTTTAGCGGCTTTTGAGCAAGATGCCCTCCTTACCGTAGTAGACTCCCAAGGGCGCGAACAAGGAGTCGTGCAGTTAGAATCTCGTGAAGGCTTAATCGGACGCGGAAAATTGTTAAAAACTGCCAAACCCGGATCGCTGTTGCAGGAACGCACTCGTGGGATTCCCAGTGATGTAACTTTAAAAATTGGTCTTGACCCCTCTTTAGGCAACGACACCGCGCAGGCGAAACAAGCTTTGCAAGCGATCAAGCGCCTTGAACCTGTACCTTTACAACAGCAAGAGGTGCAATACATCTTTGGAAGGATGAAGAGTGAGGGCAGTTTAGGTTTATTTTCGCCAGCGATGGAGCCGATTCCTGACTCCTTTGGCACTGCCGGTGAAACCGTAGCCGATGCTGTCAGTCGCCTGCAAGCCAAACTGAAATCATTACTAGCAGCCAGGATTGTCAAACTCACTCTAAATACCAATTCATCGCGCCTAAACGTCAATGCTTCGATGAATCGAGCCGGTCAAAATGAAATTTTGGCTAGTGCTTTCACCGTTCGCGGTAGCGATCGCAGTCTCGGTCAAAAAACTTCTTCCAATAATCCTTCAGGAAATCTTCCCTCAGATGCCCGAAAGTTACCAATCGGAACGTCGGTGCAGTTCCAGATTACAAATAACGAGCCGCGCGACCTCTATTTCAGCGTCCTAGTCATTGACCCAACGGGAGAAATATCGGCAATCTTCCCGAATCAGTGGACGGCGACCGATGATGTTACGCAGGTGAAGGCTGGGCAAACACTACAAATTCCTGGGACTGACGATCAATTTAACCTTGTCACCCAAGAACCCAAAGGAGTCGCAGAAGTCTTGATTGTTGCCAGTAGCACGCCCCTGCGGAAAGCCCTGCAAGCGTTGCGGAACCTAGCACCACGGGATACAAGAGGCCCCGTAGCTCTTTCGGAGCCAACTCAAGTGGTCGGCGATTTGCTGGATGACCTTGCGGAAGGCACGCGCGGCACTGGAAACTCTCCCCAAGGCGTGAGTAACGTAGATACAACTCAGATGGCGGCGATGTCGATTACCTTTGAAGTTATTTGA
- a CDS encoding EAL domain-containing protein yields the protein MPQLLYQTVNNRELVSIFVKISQVLSETSQASSRFFLTRTEQKDSSIETSSRDYQNLLGDFLKAQPISTITQAVKYAWFFQILAKQQIFFHYQPIFNLSTGEIIAYECLARAKDEREGHFSGYQLIEAALSTKLAYEFDELARTICLQSIANTKSHQTFFINILPNVISKDPASLEQNIKLILDLGLQPEQIVFELTEVEALVSCPKLLKTINRLRERGFGVAVDDLCACVSPDNYFMEFCPDLIKIDRRLVHGCSQHSLKQVMLKSLVNSAHNLGIRVVAEGLEDREDVEFCRDLGADYGQGFGLAMPQVTLQQQRLDFVKSSLRILSYTDPCTC from the coding sequence ATGCCTCAGCTTCTCTATCAAACTGTAAATAATCGTGAACTGGTTAGTATTTTCGTCAAGATCAGCCAAGTCCTTTCAGAAACCAGTCAAGCTTCCTCACGCTTTTTTCTGACGCGAACCGAGCAAAAGGATTCTTCTATTGAGACATCGTCACGCGATTATCAAAATTTACTAGGAGATTTTTTAAAAGCGCAACCGATTAGTACGATTACCCAGGCGGTTAAATATGCTTGGTTTTTTCAGATTTTAGCGAAGCAGCAAATATTTTTTCACTATCAGCCTATTTTCAATTTATCAACCGGCGAAATAATTGCTTATGAATGTTTGGCACGCGCCAAAGACGAGCGCGAAGGACACTTCAGCGGTTATCAATTAATTGAAGCAGCCCTTTCGACAAAATTGGCTTACGAGTTTGATGAACTGGCTCGGACAATTTGTTTACAATCAATTGCTAACACCAAGAGTCATCAAACATTTTTTATTAATATCTTACCCAATGTAATCAGCAAAGATCCTGCATCCTTAGAGCAGAACATCAAGTTAATTCTCGACCTGGGATTACAGCCCGAACAAATTGTATTTGAATTAACCGAAGTGGAAGCGTTGGTCAGCTGTCCAAAACTCTTGAAAACCATTAATCGCCTAAGAGAACGGGGGTTTGGAGTTGCTGTAGATGATTTGTGCGCCTGTGTTTCGCCTGACAACTACTTCATGGAGTTTTGCCCCGATTTGATCAAGATAGATCGGCGATTGGTACATGGTTGCAGCCAGCATTCTCTCAAGCAGGTGATGCTCAAAAGTTTAGTGAATTCTGCTCATAACTTGGGAATTCGAGTTGTTGCTGAGGGACTTGAAGACAGGGAAGATGTTGAATTTTGCCGCGATTTAGGGGCAGATTACGGGCAGGGATTTGGCTTAGCAATGCCACAGGTAACTTTGCAGCAGCAACGGCTCGATTTTGTGAAGTCGTCGCTCAGGATTTTGTCTTACACAGATCCCTGCACCTGTTAA
- a CDS encoding DUF928 domain-containing protein, whose product MKQRILAAAGLLSVLWFATPVRAENPEHLKRLLETNKCLNCDLSGANLMGARLVAADLRGANLSGANLSGADLSGANLTNANLTRVNLNLAKLTGVIGVPNNLVSLEPRTQNRQEGGGFRLRGIVYNPPEQEVPNIREPGASRGRSACIVDAEGLTALIPGKNFGVTVTGYPTLFFYIPKNPPQTAELMVWDVEGKQVVYETTFKISQNPGVVSVSLPEQAGIKPLQVGKTYRFSFALLCDPKDRGSNILVEGWIRRNELSATLANQLQQASPQERPAIYAKAGIWYETLTTLAELRRDRPNDSTLAAAWEDLLKSVGLEAIATAPLLPQQTQRSTPPISQPAGTLNAPGGQAGGGTQLRGGAYNPAEIAAPGATQGGGSR is encoded by the coding sequence ATGAAACAAAGAATTCTAGCCGCCGCTGGGCTGTTATCTGTCCTCTGGTTCGCTACGCCAGTGAGAGCGGAAAATCCCGAACACCTTAAACGGTTGCTGGAAACCAATAAATGCTTGAATTGCGATCTTAGCGGTGCCAACTTGATGGGTGCCAGATTGGTTGCAGCCGACTTGAGAGGAGCTAACCTGAGTGGTGCCAACTTAAGCGGCGCTGACTTGTCTGGTGCTAACTTGACCAATGCCAACTTAACCAGGGTGAATTTGAATCTTGCCAAATTGACGGGTGTTATAGGAGTTCCTAACAATCTCGTCTCTTTGGAGCCAAGAACACAGAATAGGCAGGAAGGTGGAGGATTCCGTTTGAGGGGTATTGTTTACAATCCTCCAGAGCAAGAAGTTCCGAATATTCGGGAACCAGGAGCCTCGCGTGGTCGTAGCGCCTGTATTGTTGATGCAGAGGGTCTAACTGCGTTGATACCAGGCAAGAATTTTGGGGTAACGGTTACAGGATATCCAACCTTGTTCTTTTATATTCCAAAAAATCCCCCGCAGACAGCAGAGTTGATGGTATGGGATGTAGAGGGAAAGCAGGTTGTTTACGAGACCACTTTCAAGATTTCTCAAAACCCTGGTGTTGTTAGCGTTAGCCTCCCCGAACAAGCAGGTATAAAACCGCTACAAGTTGGAAAAACATACCGTTTTTCCTTCGCACTGCTTTGCGACCCTAAAGACCGAGGAAGTAATATTTTGGTTGAAGGCTGGATTCGACGCAACGAATTAAGCGCCACTCTTGCCAATCAATTACAGCAAGCATCGCCCCAAGAGCGTCCAGCCATCTATGCAAAAGCTGGCATCTGGTATGAAACTCTGACTACTCTGGCTGAGCTACGTCGCGATCGCCCTAACGATTCTACACTAGCTGCCGCCTGGGAAGATTTGTTGAAGTCAGTGGGACTGGAGGCGATCGCTACCGCACCCTTACTTCCGCAGCAAACACAGAGAAGCACTCCACCAATCTCTCAACCGGCTGGTACTTTAAATGCACCTGGAGGGCAGGCAGGAGGAGGAACCCAGCTTAGGGGTGGTGCTTACAATCCTGCGGAAATTGCAGCTCCTGGCGCGACACAAGGAGGCGGATCTCGCTGA
- a CDS encoding RNA-binding protein: MSIRLYVGNLPKEEVDRQELQALFGDMSDSVSTKVIKDRKTGKCRGFAFVTVKTDELADEIIEKFNGQMFQESPLKIEKALPRAKGEGEEEPRPAAPAPIKDPNKAASGGGGAPAPAPTGGGGRRGGSNKKSRRSEGTTSNNESDTFQPDPRWAGELAKLKELLAAQSN; the protein is encoded by the coding sequence ATGTCTATCCGTTTGTATGTAGGCAATCTGCCCAAAGAAGAAGTAGACCGTCAGGAGTTACAAGCTCTTTTTGGGGACATGAGCGATTCTGTTTCCACCAAGGTGATTAAAGACCGGAAAACCGGCAAATGTCGGGGTTTTGCGTTTGTAACCGTGAAGACGGATGAACTGGCTGATGAAATTATTGAAAAGTTCAACGGTCAGATGTTCCAAGAAAGCCCGCTGAAAATAGAAAAGGCATTGCCACGAGCTAAGGGTGAAGGGGAAGAAGAACCTCGCCCAGCAGCTCCAGCTCCTATTAAAGACCCCAACAAAGCTGCTAGCGGCGGCGGTGGCGCTCCCGCTCCCGCTCCCACAGGCGGCGGTGGTCGTCGTGGTGGCAGCAACAAGAAGTCGCGACGCTCTGAAGGGACAACATCTAATAATGAATCAGATACCTTTCAACCCGACCCCCGCTGGGCTGGCGAATTGGCGAAACTGAAGGAACTGTTGGCTGCTCAAAGCAATTAG
- a CDS encoding transposase: MAIPRYNRKAQKRIERLQRQLSRQKQGSKHRVKAVQQIELSPLNVANQRQNFYQQVANWLLKQLMVVADRDLINKKLAGSKLAKFVTGAGWEKFVSILALIGAGKKRYSAFKRLIAGRRFYGLVHPSGTIQEDSSCEAEFFRTQADRWFFYSDDGLALNRDENVFRKMKKKAAVIPSGCGVGVDQKALAETRNLQISRKVDWEKLSPKIGFSASSPIEYTLCARSQFLSKDIESGGIFPCLSVCM; the protein is encoded by the coding sequence GTGGCAATCCCTCGATACAATAGGAAAGCCCAGAAGCGGATTGAGCGGTTACAGCGTCAGTTGTCTCGCCAGAAACAGGGCAGTAAGCATCGAGTTAAAGCTGTCCAGCAGATTGAATTGTCACCGTTAAATGTTGCAAACCAGCGTCAAAATTTTTACCAACAAGTTGCCAACTGGCTATTGAAGCAATTAATGGTGGTTGCCGATCGAGACTTGATCAACAAAAAACTCGCCGGGAGCAAATTGGCAAAGTTTGTTACGGGTGCTGGATGGGAAAAATTCGTGTCTATCTTGGCGCTCATCGGTGCCGGGAAGAAGCGCTATTCGGCGTTTAAGAGGTTGATTGCAGGAAGGCGTTTCTATGGGCTAGTACATCCATCTGGCACGATTCAAGAAGATTCTAGCTGTGAGGCGGAATTTTTCAGGACGCAGGCTGATAGATGGTTTTTCTATTCTGATGACGGATTGGCTCTTAATCGAGATGAAAACGTTTTCAGGAAAATGAAGAAAAAGGCGGCGGTCATCCCATCAGGCTGTGGAGTTGGGGTAGACCAAAAGGCTCTCGCTGAAACGAGAAATCTCCAAATAAGCCGTAAGGTTGATTGGGAGAAGCTGTCACCGAAGATCGGGTTTAGTGCGAGCAGCCCAATCGAGTATACGCTTTGTGCGCGATCGCAATTTTTGTCTAAAGATATTGAGTCTGGAGGTATTTTTCCATGTCTATCCGTTTGTATGTAG